A genomic window from Triticum urartu cultivar G1812 chromosome 7, Tu2.1, whole genome shotgun sequence includes:
- the LOC125524427 gene encoding uncharacterized protein LOC125524427 isoform X2 — translation MASEEEQSSLLLDPAYARSKSVIHDELRSFRVFLQWCALDHSSPAARAASYTAFLALALAVPAAVTASLRADTSLSPASASAVTFNRVATLTASGLAAVSFVTLAVFFRRCGGLRQLLFLDGGLRDDTAFVRRRYERELDRAFRLLAALLVPALCVEAAHKAVFFFSTVRVEPPLPLPHVPWRAVALVATVASWVYRTGVFLLVCVLFRLTCELQILRFEGIYHMFDAEACAAADEIFLEHRRIRTQLLATSHRYRVFIICCLVTITVSQLGALLVALSSKDGKSFANSGDLLVGSSVQLSGFFMCLFGAARITHRAQRIVSIASQWHMRMVSAALHHGKPGISTSASDIDAVALTAPLLPGAGCDYKSRQALVTYLWHNSGGITLFGFTLDRGLLHTIFAFEMTLVLWILSKAVVLS, via the exons ATGGCGTCCGAGGAGGAGCAGAGCT CGCTGCTCCTGGACCCGGCCTACGCGCGGAGCAAGTCGGTCATCCACGACGAGCTGCGCAGCTTCCGCGTGTTCCTGCAGTGGTGCGCGCTCGACCACTCCTCCCCCGCCGCGCGCGCCGCCTCGTACACGGCCTTCCTCGCGCTGGCGCTCGCCGTGCCCGCCGCTGTCACGGCCTCCCTCCGCGCCGACACTTCGCTGTCCCCGGCCTCCGCGTCCGCGGTCACCTTCAACCGCGTGGCCACGCTCACGGCGTCGGGGCTCGCCGCCGTCTCGTTCGTCACGCTGGCCGTCTTCTTCCGCCGCTGCGGCGGCCTCCGGCAGCTGCTGTTCCTCGACGGGGGGCTCCGCGACGATACCGCGTTCGTCCGCCGCCGCTACGAGCGGGAGCTGGACCGCGCGTTCCGCCTCCTGGCAGCGCTGCTCGTCCCGGCCCTCTGCGTGGAGGCCGCGCACAAGGCCGTCTTCTTCTTCTCCACCGTGCGCGTGGAGCCGCCGCTCCCGCTCCCGCACGTGCCGTGGCGCGCGGTGGCGCTGGTGGCCACGGTGGCGTCGTGGGTGTACCGCACGGGGGTGTTCCTGCTGGTGTGCGTGCTGTTCCGCCTCACCTGCGAGCTCCAGATCCTGCGCTTCGAGGGGATCTACCACATGTTCGACGCGGAGGCGTGCGCCGCCGCCGACGAGATCTTCCTTGAGCACCGCCGCATCCGGACGCAGCTGCTGGCCACCAGCCACCGGTACAGGGTGTTCATCATCTGCTGCCTCGTCACCATCACCGTCAGCCAGCTCGGCGCCCTGCTCGTCGCCCTCTCCTCCAAGGACGGCAAGAGCTTCGCCAACTCCGGCGACCTACTG GTTGGTTCGTCGGTGCAGCTGAGTGGGTTCTTCATGTGCCTGTTCGGCGCGGCAAGGATCACGCACCGAGCCCAGAGGATCGTGTCCATCGCCAGCCAGTGGCACATGCGCATGGTGTCCGCCGCTCTGCACCACGGCAAACCGGGCATCAGCACGTCGGCGAGCGACATCGACGCGGTCGCTCTGACGGCGCCGTTGCTCCCCGGAGCAGGATGCGACTACAAAAGCAGACAAGCTCTTG TGACGTACCTGTGGCACAACAGTGGCGGGATCACCTTGTTCGGCTTCACGCTCGACAGAGGCCTCCTCCACACCATCTTCGCCTTCGAGATGACCCTCGTGCTCTGGATCCTCAGCAAAGCTGTAGTTCTCTCCTAG
- the LOC125524427 gene encoding uncharacterized protein LOC125524427 isoform X1, protein MASEEEQSSLEDPSPPRTPTSWPSQPLLLDPAYARSKSVIHDELRSFRVFLQWCALDHSSPAARAASYTAFLALALAVPAAVTASLRADTSLSPASASAVTFNRVATLTASGLAAVSFVTLAVFFRRCGGLRQLLFLDGGLRDDTAFVRRRYERELDRAFRLLAALLVPALCVEAAHKAVFFFSTVRVEPPLPLPHVPWRAVALVATVASWVYRTGVFLLVCVLFRLTCELQILRFEGIYHMFDAEACAAADEIFLEHRRIRTQLLATSHRYRVFIICCLVTITVSQLGALLVALSSKDGKSFANSGDLLVGSSVQLSGFFMCLFGAARITHRAQRIVSIASQWHMRMVSAALHHGKPGISTSASDIDAVALTAPLLPGAGCDYKSRQALVTYLWHNSGGITLFGFTLDRGLLHTIFAFEMTLVLWILSKAVVLS, encoded by the exons ATGGCGTCCGAGGAGGAGCAGAGCTCGCTGGAGGACCCGTCTCCGCCGCGGACCCCGACGTCCTGGCCATCGCAGCCGCTGCTCCTGGACCCGGCCTACGCGCGGAGCAAGTCGGTCATCCACGACGAGCTGCGCAGCTTCCGCGTGTTCCTGCAGTGGTGCGCGCTCGACCACTCCTCCCCCGCCGCGCGCGCCGCCTCGTACACGGCCTTCCTCGCGCTGGCGCTCGCCGTGCCCGCCGCTGTCACGGCCTCCCTCCGCGCCGACACTTCGCTGTCCCCGGCCTCCGCGTCCGCGGTCACCTTCAACCGCGTGGCCACGCTCACGGCGTCGGGGCTCGCCGCCGTCTCGTTCGTCACGCTGGCCGTCTTCTTCCGCCGCTGCGGCGGCCTCCGGCAGCTGCTGTTCCTCGACGGGGGGCTCCGCGACGATACCGCGTTCGTCCGCCGCCGCTACGAGCGGGAGCTGGACCGCGCGTTCCGCCTCCTGGCAGCGCTGCTCGTCCCGGCCCTCTGCGTGGAGGCCGCGCACAAGGCCGTCTTCTTCTTCTCCACCGTGCGCGTGGAGCCGCCGCTCCCGCTCCCGCACGTGCCGTGGCGCGCGGTGGCGCTGGTGGCCACGGTGGCGTCGTGGGTGTACCGCACGGGGGTGTTCCTGCTGGTGTGCGTGCTGTTCCGCCTCACCTGCGAGCTCCAGATCCTGCGCTTCGAGGGGATCTACCACATGTTCGACGCGGAGGCGTGCGCCGCCGCCGACGAGATCTTCCTTGAGCACCGCCGCATCCGGACGCAGCTGCTGGCCACCAGCCACCGGTACAGGGTGTTCATCATCTGCTGCCTCGTCACCATCACCGTCAGCCAGCTCGGCGCCCTGCTCGTCGCCCTCTCCTCCAAGGACGGCAAGAGCTTCGCCAACTCCGGCGACCTACTG GTTGGTTCGTCGGTGCAGCTGAGTGGGTTCTTCATGTGCCTGTTCGGCGCGGCAAGGATCACGCACCGAGCCCAGAGGATCGTGTCCATCGCCAGCCAGTGGCACATGCGCATGGTGTCCGCCGCTCTGCACCACGGCAAACCGGGCATCAGCACGTCGGCGAGCGACATCGACGCGGTCGCTCTGACGGCGCCGTTGCTCCCCGGAGCAGGATGCGACTACAAAAGCAGACAAGCTCTTG TGACGTACCTGTGGCACAACAGTGGCGGGATCACCTTGTTCGGCTTCACGCTCGACAGAGGCCTCCTCCACACCATCTTCGCCTTCGAGATGACCCTCGTGCTCTGGATCCTCAGCAAAGCTGTAGTTCTCTCCTAG